TCGAAGGGCATGACCTGCACCTTCAGCGTCCAGCTCGGGTGGTCGCCGCGCTCGATCGCCTCGTACAGGTCGCGCGTGTGGTAGTCGGTGTCGGCCGACGCCATCTGGTCGGCCTCGTCCTGGGTGAAGGTCTCGACACCCTGGTCGGTCTTGAAGTGGTACTTCACCCAGAAGCGTTCACCACCGGCGTTGACCCACATGTAGGTGTGCGAGCTGTAGCCGTTCATGTGGCGCCAGGTCCGCGGGATCCCGCGGTCGCCCATCAGCCAGGTGACCTGGTGCGCCGACTCCGGCGACAGCGTCCAGAAGTCCCACTGCATGTCGTGGTCGCGCAGGTTGTTGTCGGCGCGGCGCTTCTGCGAACGGATGAAGTGCTGGAACTTCAGCGGGTCGCGGATGAAGAACACCGGGGTGTTGTTCCCGACCATGTCGTAGTTGCCTTCGCTGGTGTAGAACTTCACCGCGAAGCCGCGCGGGTCGCGCCAGGTGTCGGGGCTGCCCCGCTCGCCGGCGACGGTGGAGAACCGGATCAGCAGGTCGGTCTTCGTCCCCGGTTGGAACACGGCGGCTTTGGTGTACGCGCTGACGTCGCCGGTCACCTCGAACCGGCCGAACGCGCCGCTGCCCTTGGCGTGCGGCTGCCGCTCGGGGACGCGCTCGCGGTTGAACTGCGCCATCTGCTCGATGAGGTAGTTGTCGTGCAGGAGGATCGGGCCGTCGGGCCCGACGGTGAGCGAGTGTTCGTCGCTCTCGACCGGGATGCCGGCGTCGGTGGTGGTCGGTTCGGTCACGGTGATGCCTCTTTCCTGGAAGGGGTGCGGCGGCAGCCGGGGCAGAGGCCCCAGAACACCACTTCCGCTTCGTCGATCAGGAAGCCGTGTGCGTCGCCCGGGGTCAGGCACGGGGCCGCGCCGACCACGCAGTCGACGTCCTCCGTCCGCCCGCAGCGGCGGCACACGACGTGGTGGTGGTTGTCCCCGGCCCGCCGTTCGAACCGGGCCGGGTGTCCCGGCAGCTCGATCCGCCGGATCAGGTCGGCCTCCGCGCACGCGCCCAGGACGTCGTAGACCGCCTGGGTGGACACGGATCCCAGCACCGAGCGGACCCCGGTGCCGATTTCGTCCACTGTGGAATGAGGATGCGCGGCCAGCCACGTGAGCACCGCCCGCCGGGGCGCGGTGACGCGCAGGCCGGCGGCCCGCAGCGTGGTGGTCACATCGCTCATGGCCACCCACCGTCCCCGCTTTTCTGGATCGGGTCAAGTCCTCGGATGGACGGTTTGGGAAGCCGCAAAACGGGTAGCGGCCGGGAAATCTGGCAAGGTGGAGGGGTGAGACCGGCTTTCGTGCTGCACGAACACTGGCGCCCGCGGCACCACTTCGACCTCCGGCTGGAGGAGGACGGCGTGCTGCGGTCGTGGGCGGTGCCGCGCGGCCTCCCACCGGATGCGAGCGGCAACCGGCTCGCGGTCGCCGTGCCGGATCACGCGCTGGACCACCTCGCCTACGAGGACGAGACGAAGAAGGTCGCCGACACGGGCTGGTGGGAGGAGCACGACCGGACGGAGAAGCGGATCCTGTTCACCCTCCACGGCCGCACGGAGTCGGTCCGGTACGCGCTGATCCGGACCGACCGGGACTGGCTCCTGCACCGCACCCGAGACCAGCCGGGGGACGCCGATGCCGCGCGCTGAGGTCCTGTCCGCCACGCCCACCTTGTTCCGCGACGACGGCGCGCTCGACGAAGCCGCCAACACCGCGTTGCTGACCTGGCTGCACGGCCGCGTCGACGGCGTCTTCGTCGCCGGGACGACCGGCGAGTTCCCGGCGCTCGACCGCGCCGAGCGCCGGACGCTCGCCGCGCTCGCGCTCGCGGTGTTCGGCCCGGACCGCACGATCGTGCACGTCGGCGCGGCGAGCACCCGCGAAGCGATCGCCCTGACCGCGGACGCCCTCGCCGCGGGGGCCACGCGCCTGGCCGTGATCACGCCGTACTACCTGCCCGCCGACGCCGAGGCCGTCCGGCGGCACTTCGCGGCCGTAGGCGAGGCCGCCGGGGACGCCGACCTTTACGGCTACCTCTTCCCGGACCGCACGGGCGTCACGCTCTCCCCGGAGCAGTTCGCGGCGACGGGCCTGCGCGGCGGCAAGCTGTCCGGCGCCGCGGCGGCCCGGCTCGCCGACTTCCGGGCGGCCCTGCCGGACGCGCGGTTCTGGTCGGGCGCCGACACCGAGGTGGCCGCGGTCGCCCGGGCCGGCGGGGCGGGCGTCGTGTCCGGCCTGTCGTCGGCGTTCCCGGAACCCTTCACCGACCTGGCGGCCGCGGTCGAGGCGGGGGACACCGCGGCCGAGCGGGCGGCCCAGGCCCGGGCCGACGAGGTCCTCGCCGCACTGGGCGGCACCGTCGAAGGGATCAAGGAGGCGCTGCGGCAGCGGGGCATCGGCAACGGCCGGCTGCGGATGCCGGCGCCCGCGCCGCACGTCGAGCGGATCGCGACGGTGACCGGCTGAGCCGGGTGCGCGGGGTCAGGCCGCCCGGAAGGGAACTCCCGCGCGCATCGCCCGGTGGGCCCACTGGCCGAGCACCGCGAGCAGCGCGATCTCCAGGACCATCATCAAGCGCTCCACCAGGCCGGTCGCGACCGTCGGCAGGTGGCCGCCGAGGACGACGTTCACCGCGAACGGCACGATGAACGGCAGGTAGAACGGGATCGCGGCGAGCGCCAGCCGCCGCGACCAGGTGGCGAAGCGGCGCCAGCGCGGGTCGTCGCGGTGCCGGCGGCCCAGCGCCCAGCCGACGACCGGCAGGCTGAGGCACGTCACGGCCGAGGCGTACAGGTGGATCTTGCCGGTGGCGGTGATGGCGCCACCCTGCGGATCCTTCGCGAAGACGGCGACCGCGAGCAGGCTGACGCACCACAACGCCTTCGCCGCCACCAGCGCCGGGTTGGCCAGCAGGCCGCGGCGGTAGAGCGCGACCAGCAGCAGCGCCGAGCCGGTGCTGGTGAGCAGCAACGCGCCGTCCCACATCCAGCGGCCCGGGCTCAGCGCGTAGTCGCTGAGCATCGAGCTGACCGGGTCGAGCGGTGCGAGCCGCCGGTCGAGGTGCAGCACGGCCAGCAGGACGACGGCGCCGGCGAAGGCGGTCAGCGCCCCCGGCACGAGCAGGCGGGCACGGAGCGAGGGACGGACGGGCGAAGGGGACAGCATGCGTTTAGACACTCCGCGGCGGCTCGGCTGGTTCAGGCGCAAGCCGGGGACGCTACCTGTGACCTTTCCGTGACCAGCGCGGGACACGCCCGAGATGTGACGTGCGCCACCACCAGGGTCAGTGCTCGCCGTCCTGCGGGATCTCCGCCGAGTCCGTGAGCCGGAGCTTGCGCCGCGCCCGCTGGTAGAACGTCGTCATCCCGAGCCGGACCACCCGCGCCGCGCTCGGGCGGCCCCGCAGGTCGAGGCGGTCGCCGGGGGAGACGTAGCCCGCCACCTGGCCGTCGACCTCCACCGCGAGCCTGCCGCTGGTCGGCAGCAGCTCCAGCGTCACCTCGTCGTGCACCGACAGCACCACGCCCCGGCTGTACGCCGAGTGCGGCGCCGCGGGCGTGACCAGCAGCGCCTCCACCGCCGGGCTGGTGATCGGGCCGCCGGCGGAGAAGCTGTACGCCGTCGAGCCGGTCGGGGTGGCCACGACCACCGCGTCCGCCGAGTAGCTCACGAACGGCTGCCCGCCGACGCGGACCGCGACCACCGCGCTGCCTTCGCCCGGCACGCGCACCACCGCGATGTCGTTGAACGCCGTGATCCGGCGCCCCTCCAGGACGGCGTCCACGGCCAGCCGCGGCTCGACCGTGAACTGGTGGTCGTCGATCGCCGAGAGCGCGCCGGGCAGGTCGGGGACGTCGACCTCGGCGAGGAAGCCCAGCTTGCCGAGGTTCACCCCGAGCACCGGCGCGCGCTGCCCGTCGGCCAGCCGCATGGCCCGCAGCATCGTGCCGTCCCCGCCCAGGCTGACCACCAGGTCGGACCGCCGGCCGAGCTCCTCGGGCGTCACCCCGATCGCCGCGCAGTTCAGGCGGACGATCTCGTCGGCGATGCCGAGGATCTCGATGTTCCGGTTGCCCGCCCAGCCGAGCACGGCTTCGACGGCGGCCGCCGAGTCGCGGCGGGGGTGCAGCACGAGTCCCGCGGAGTGCATGTCAGCGGCTCCGGACGGGCAGATTGCCGAGCGTCATGCGCTCAGTCTGCCCGCTCCCGTCTTCCGCCGCGAGAAGCGGAGCGCGCCGTCGTCGATCTTGCCGTGCCGGAGCTTGACGACGTCGTGCGCGTAGCTCATGCCGAGCGTCCACGGCGCCCGTGAGCCGGCCTTCGGGAACTCGTCGATCGACCGCAGCACGTACCCCGCGTCGAAGTCGAGCAGCGGGCGTTCGGTGACCGCCGGGTCGTCGTTGACCGGCACGCACTGGTCGTAGCCGTGCCGGTCGAGGTGGCGCAACAGACGGACGACGTACTCGCCGACGAGGTCGGCCTTGAGCGTCCAGGACGCGTTGGTGTAGCCGATCGTGAACGCGAAGTTCGGCACGCCGCTGAGCATCATCCCCTTGTACGCCATGGTTTCCGGCAGCTTGACGGGGTCGCCGTCGACGACCAGGTCGATGCCGCCGAAGGCCAGCAGCCGCAGCCCGGTCGCGGTGACGACGACGTCCGCCGCCAGCTCGTCCCCGGACTCCAGCCGGATCCCGTCCTTCGTGAACGACGCGATCCGGTCGGTGACGATGGAGGCGTCCCCGCGCTTGATCGAGCGGAACAGGTCGCCGTCCGGCACCAGGCACAGCCGCTGGTCCCACGGCTGGTAGCGCGGCTTGAAGTGGGTGTCGACGGCGTAACCCGGGGGCAGCTGCTTCATCGCGGCCTTGCGGATCAGCGCCTTGACGAAGCCCGGACGGCGGCGGCTGAGCTGGTAGATCAGCGTGCTCACGGCGACGTTCTTCCAGCGCGCGATCGGGTACGCGAGCTTCGGGCCGAGCAGGCTCCGCAGCCGGTTGGCCAGGGCGTCCTCCGACGGCAGCGAAAGGATGTAGGTGGGGGAGCGCTGCAGCATCGTCACGTGCCCGGCGCGGTCGGTCATCGCCGGCACCAGCGTCACGGCCGTCGCGCCGCTGCCGATCACGACGACCTTCTTGCCGGTGTAGTCGAGGTCTTCGGGCCAGTGCTGCGGGTGCACGACCGTGCCGCCGAAGTTCTCGATGCCGGGGAACTCCGGTGTGTGGCCGCCCGCGTAGTCGTAGTAGCCGCTGCACAGGTAGAGGAACTTCGCGGTGAACCGGACGGGCTCGCCGTCGTGGGTCGCCTCGACCGTCCACTGCGCGTCCTCTGTGGACCACTCGGCGCGGATCACCTTGTGCCCGAACCGGATGTGCCGGTCGATCCCGGCTTCGGCCGCGGTGTCGCGGACGTACTTCAGGATCGACGGGCCGTCGGCGATGGCCTTCTCGCTGGTCCACGGCCGGAACCGGTAGCCGAGGGTCTGCATGTCCGAATCGGACCGCACACCCGGGTAGCGGAACAGGTCCCACGTGCCGCCGATGGCGTCGCGGGCTTCGAGGATCGCGTACGTCTTGCGCGGGAACGCCGTCCGCAGGTGGTGGGCCGCGCCGACGCCGGACAGCCCGGCGCCGACGATCAGGACCTCGACGTGCTCGGTCATCGCGCGGCCTCCGTCCGCCGCGGGCGCCTCATCAGGCGCGTGAGCACGGCGTTGTAGTGGGTGGGGGTGACGCGGGCGAGCGCGTCGAACAGGTAGGCGTCCGGGCCGACGAGGATCCGCGCCTTGCCGCGGTCGACACCGGCGTGGATGATCGCCGCCGCCTTGTCCGGCGACGTCATCGTCATGGCCTCGAACTGCGCGGCCATCTCCTCGCGGCTGCGGCCCAGGCCGGTGGGGTCGCGGCGCACCCGGGCGTTGCGCGCGATGTTCGTGGTGATGCCGCCCGGGTGCACGGTGATCGCGCGGACCGCGCTGCCGGCCAGCTCCTGCCGCAGCGACTCGGTGAAGCCGCGGACGGCGAACTTCGCCGCGCAGTAGGCGCTCTGGTACGGCATCCCGAGCAGGCCGAACACGCTGGAGGTGTTGACGATCGCGCCCTCACCCTGCTCGGCGAGGATCGGCAGGAACGCCCGCGTCCCGTGCACCACCCCGCGGAAGTTGATGTCGTGCAGCCAGTCGTCGTCCTCGGGCACCGCGTCGAGCGCGCTCGAGGTGACCGCGACACCGGCGTTGTTGAAGACCGCGGCCAGCGGCGCCGGGAGCCACTCCCGCACCTCGCCGGCGAACCGGAGCTGGTCGGCGGCGTCGCGGACGTCGAGCACCCGCGTGAGCACGCGGCCGTGCAGCGCCGACGCGGTGGCCTTCAGCCCGTCTTCGTCGACGTCGGCGAGGGCCACCGGCGCGCCGAGCCGGGACAGCCGGGTGGCCAGCGCCCGGCCGATGCCGGACGCGGCGCCGGTGATCACCACCGGGCGGCCGGTGATGCTGTGCCGTTTGGGTACCGATCCGACGGCAGCCACGGCGGAAACCGCCGCCCCGTGCGGATCGGCTGCGGATCGTCTCCGCCTGCTTTCCGTCGGATTGGTACTACGGCGCCGTGACATCGCTGCTCCTCGCGTGCTCGCCGATCAGGTCCAGGAGCACGGGCCACGCGCCTTCGGGCAGGTCGTGGCCCATGCCGGGGATGGTTTCGAGCCGGGCGCCGGGGATCGCACGGGCGGTGGCGCCGCCGCCGGTGGGGTGGACCATCCGGTCGCGGTCGCCGTGGATCACCAGCGTGGGAGCGGTGATCGACCGCAGCAGGGCGGTCCGGTTGCCGGAGCGGAGGATCGCGGCGAGCTGGCGGCCCACGCCGCCGGTCGAGGGATCACGGTCCCAGGCCGTCCCGGCCGCTTCGCGCACCCAGGCGTCGTCGAACGGGAAGCCGTGCGAACCGATGTGGCGGAACATCAGGGCCGCGCGCTCGACGGCCTCCTCGCGGGACTTCGGCGGCTTCGCCGCCATCAGCCGCCAGGTCGAGAGCGCCGGACGGCCGACCCGACGTGCCCCGGTCGTCGACATGATCGACGTCAACGTCCGCACGCGGGCCGGGCTCAGCGCCGCCACGGTCTGCGCGATCATGCCGCCCATCGACACCCCGGCGACGTGGGCGGTCTCCAGGCCCAGCGTGTCGAGCAGGCCGACGGTGTCGGCGGCCATGTCCTTCAGGCCGTACTGCTGCGCGGGGAACCGGCCGGCGAGCATCGCGGCGAAGCTCGGCGGCCGGAAGCGGGGGTGCGTCGAGCGCCCGGCGTCGCGGTTGTCGAACCGGACGACCTCGAACCCGCGCTCGGCAAGCTGCGCGCAGAAGGCGTCCGGCCAGCTGTGCAGCTGCTGGCCCAGCCCGGCGACGAGGAGCAACGGCTCGGCGCCGCGGTCCCCGATCCGTTCGTACGCCAGGGAAATGCCCCGGCCGGCGTCGGCGATCTCTTCGGTCACGAATCTCCTCCGGTGCTCCGGCGGCGCACGACCGCGCGCCCGCCCTTGGCGGGGGCGTAGGCCACGCCCCGCGAGTGCCAGCGTTCGCCGCGGTCGGCCGTCGGCACGAGGTCGAAGTCCCGCAGCAGGGTCCGCAGCACCACGGTCATCTCCATGGTCGCGAACGCGGCGCCGAGGCAGCGCCGGG
This genomic window from Amycolatopsis mongoliensis contains:
- a CDS encoding catalase, which gives rise to MTEPTTTDAGIPVESDEHSLTVGPDGPILLHDNYLIEQMAQFNRERVPERQPHAKGSGAFGRFEVTGDVSAYTKAAVFQPGTKTDLLIRFSTVAGERGSPDTWRDPRGFAVKFYTSEGNYDMVGNNTPVFFIRDPLKFQHFIRSQKRRADNNLRDHDMQWDFWTLSPESAHQVTWLMGDRGIPRTWRHMNGYSSHTYMWVNAGGERFWVKYHFKTDQGVETFTQDEADQMASADTDYHTRDLYEAIERGDHPSWTLKVQVMPFEDAKTYRFNPFDLTKVWPHGDYPLIDVGRMTLDRNPTDHHTEIEQAAFEPSNLVPGIAASPDKMLLGRLFSYPDAHRYRIGANYKQLPVNAPVAPVHSYSKDGAMRYTKVSDPVYAPNSKGGPQADVAKYGQPSGWHTDGDMVRTAYTLREEDDDWGQAGTMVREVLDDAQRGRLVDNVVGHLLNGVSEPVLLRAFDYWRNVDKDLGDRIESGVRGKQEEKDPKAADQGNPARSSMQRKA
- a CDS encoding Fur family transcriptional regulator, whose protein sequence is MSDVTTTLRAAGLRVTAPRRAVLTWLAAHPHSTVDEIGTGVRSVLGSVSTQAVYDVLGACAEADLIRRIELPGHPARFERRAGDNHHHVVCRRCGRTEDVDCVVGAAPCLTPGDAHGFLIDEAEVVFWGLCPGCRRTPSRKEASP
- a CDS encoding DNA polymerase ligase N-terminal domain-containing protein — its product is MRPAFVLHEHWRPRHHFDLRLEEDGVLRSWAVPRGLPPDASGNRLAVAVPDHALDHLAYEDETKKVADTGWWEEHDRTEKRILFTLHGRTESVRYALIRTDRDWLLHRTRDQPGDADAAR
- a CDS encoding dihydrodipicolinate synthase family protein, which codes for MPRAEVLSATPTLFRDDGALDEAANTALLTWLHGRVDGVFVAGTTGEFPALDRAERRTLAALALAVFGPDRTIVHVGAASTREAIALTADALAAGATRLAVITPYYLPADAEAVRRHFAAVGEAAGDADLYGYLFPDRTGVTLSPEQFAATGLRGGKLSGAAAARLADFRAALPDARFWSGADTEVAAVARAGGAGVVSGLSSAFPEPFTDLAAAVEAGDTAAERAAQARADEVLAALGGTVEGIKEALRQRGIGNGRLRMPAPAPHVERIATVTG
- a CDS encoding DUF998 domain-containing protein; translation: MLSPSPVRPSLRARLLVPGALTAFAGAVVLLAVLHLDRRLAPLDPVSSMLSDYALSPGRWMWDGALLLTSTGSALLLVALYRRGLLANPALVAAKALWCVSLLAVAVFAKDPQGGAITATGKIHLYASAVTCLSLPVVGWALGRRHRDDPRWRRFATWSRRLALAAIPFYLPFIVPFAVNVVLGGHLPTVATGLVERLMMVLEIALLAVLGQWAHRAMRAGVPFRAA
- a CDS encoding NAD(+)/NADH kinase is translated as MHSAGLVLHPRRDSAAAVEAVLGWAGNRNIEILGIADEIVRLNCAAIGVTPEELGRRSDLVVSLGGDGTMLRAMRLADGQRAPVLGVNLGKLGFLAEVDVPDLPGALSAIDDHQFTVEPRLAVDAVLEGRRITAFNDIAVVRVPGEGSAVVAVRVGGQPFVSYSADAVVVATPTGSTAYSFSAGGPITSPAVEALLVTPAAPHSAYSRGVVLSVHDEVTLELLPTSGRLAVEVDGQVAGYVSPGDRLDLRGRPSAARVVRLGMTTFYQRARRKLRLTDSAEIPQDGEH
- a CDS encoding flavin-containing monooxygenase gives rise to the protein MTEHVEVLIVGAGLSGVGAAHHLRTAFPRKTYAILEARDAIGGTWDLFRYPGVRSDSDMQTLGYRFRPWTSEKAIADGPSILKYVRDTAAEAGIDRHIRFGHKVIRAEWSTEDAQWTVEATHDGEPVRFTAKFLYLCSGYYDYAGGHTPEFPGIENFGGTVVHPQHWPEDLDYTGKKVVVIGSGATAVTLVPAMTDRAGHVTMLQRSPTYILSLPSEDALANRLRSLLGPKLAYPIARWKNVAVSTLIYQLSRRRPGFVKALIRKAAMKQLPPGYAVDTHFKPRYQPWDQRLCLVPDGDLFRSIKRGDASIVTDRIASFTKDGIRLESGDELAADVVVTATGLRLLAFGGIDLVVDGDPVKLPETMAYKGMMLSGVPNFAFTIGYTNASWTLKADLVGEYVVRLLRHLDRHGYDQCVPVNDDPAVTERPLLDFDAGYVLRSIDEFPKAGSRAPWTLGMSYAHDVVKLRHGKIDDGALRFSRRKTGAGRLSA
- a CDS encoding SDR family NAD(P)-dependent oxidoreductase, which encodes MAAVGSVPKRHSITGRPVVITGAASGIGRALATRLSRLGAPVALADVDEDGLKATASALHGRVLTRVLDVRDAADQLRFAGEVREWLPAPLAAVFNNAGVAVTSSALDAVPEDDDWLHDINFRGVVHGTRAFLPILAEQGEGAIVNTSSVFGLLGMPYQSAYCAAKFAVRGFTESLRQELAGSAVRAITVHPGGITTNIARNARVRRDPTGLGRSREEMAAQFEAMTMTSPDKAAAIIHAGVDRGKARILVGPDAYLFDALARVTPTHYNAVLTRLMRRPRRTEAAR
- a CDS encoding alpha/beta fold hydrolase — translated: MTEEIADAGRGISLAYERIGDRGAEPLLLVAGLGQQLHSWPDAFCAQLAERGFEVVRFDNRDAGRSTHPRFRPPSFAAMLAGRFPAQQYGLKDMAADTVGLLDTLGLETAHVAGVSMGGMIAQTVAALSPARVRTLTSIMSTTGARRVGRPALSTWRLMAAKPPKSREEAVERAALMFRHIGSHGFPFDDAWVREAAGTAWDRDPSTGGVGRQLAAILRSGNRTALLRSITAPTLVIHGDRDRMVHPTGGGATARAIPGARLETIPGMGHDLPEGAWPVLLDLIGEHARSSDVTAP